A genomic segment from Streptosporangium roseum DSM 43021 encodes:
- a CDS encoding alpha/beta fold hydrolase: MPTVSVSATPVHYDVAGEGPELVLVHGTGGDSLTNFGHLVGGFADRHTVITPDYAGSGGTPLPEGELTLDLLVDQVAATFDGPADLVGFSLGAVVAAAVAAKHPERIRSLVLVAGWAHGDDDPRLRLGLSFWAKSLESGDFAGAASLLAFSPAFMRGWGEEGLAQVLAAEPPAGTARQIALDLKVDIRDRLPLITAPTLVIGNAQDYLVPVEHSRELHRLIPGSRYAELDSGHVVVLERPAELTGLIREFIGTL; this comes from the coding sequence ATGCCCACTGTCTCCGTCTCGGCCACCCCCGTCCACTACGACGTCGCGGGGGAGGGGCCGGAGCTCGTGCTCGTCCACGGCACCGGCGGCGACTCGCTGACGAACTTCGGCCACCTCGTCGGCGGGTTCGCCGACCGGCACACAGTGATCACACCCGACTACGCCGGCAGCGGCGGCACCCCGCTGCCCGAGGGCGAGCTCACCCTGGACCTGCTCGTCGACCAGGTCGCCGCCACTTTCGACGGCCCCGCCGACCTCGTGGGGTTCTCGCTCGGCGCGGTCGTGGCGGCGGCGGTGGCCGCCAAGCATCCCGAGCGGATCCGCAGCCTGGTCCTCGTCGCCGGGTGGGCGCACGGCGACGACGACCCTCGGCTCCGGCTCGGCCTGTCCTTCTGGGCGAAGTCGCTGGAGAGTGGTGACTTCGCCGGGGCCGCCTCTCTGCTGGCCTTCAGCCCGGCCTTCATGCGGGGGTGGGGTGAGGAGGGACTGGCCCAGGTCCTCGCGGCCGAGCCTCCGGCGGGAACCGCCCGGCAGATCGCCCTCGACCTGAAGGTCGACATCCGGGACCGGCTCCCGCTGATCACCGCGCCCACCCTGGTCATCGGCAACGCCCAGGACTACCTGGTCCCGGTCGAGCACTCGCGGGAGCTGCACCGCCTGATCCCGGGCAGCCGCTACGCCGAGCTCGACAGCGGCCACGTGGTGGTGCTGGAGCGGCCCGCCGAGCTGACCGGGCTGATCAGGGAGTTCATCGGAACCCTCTGA
- a CDS encoding alpha-amylase family protein, translating to MRLTYTADLWWKNAVVYCLDVETYKDGNGDGIGDFRGLTQQIDHLDRLGVTCIWLMPFFPTPNRDDGYDITDFYSVDPRLGTLGDFVEFMRTARDRGIRVIADLVVNHTSDEHPWFKEARSSRDSAKRDWYIWKDDPDPVDPKDLVFPDKEDSIWELDEKTGQYYLHSFYRFQPDLNVANPEVRDEIARVLGFWMELGLSGFRVDAVPFLIEGIGPDPHEFLADLRAFMNRRDGTSILLGEVNLPYPDLMEYFGDGNGDQVTMCFDFIGMQRFHLSMARQNPQALAESLRERPAPPDDSHWATFVRNHDELTLDKLTEAEKHEVFDAFGPDKDMQVYDRGLRRRLPPMLGGDQRRLKLAYSVLFSLPGTPVLFYGEEIGLGENLEAEGRMAVRIPMQWSRSGGFSPDPKTAVPTPEGEYGPRHVNVDDQRRDPDSMLKWITMLVERYRESPELAWGRYEVLDAGDEAVLAHRADAEGGTVIAVHNFADREAEVELVLRDLDHCEVLTDLLVDGTLDLPSDGRVKFALEPYGTRWLRAAVPDAPLGNSSAKSH from the coding sequence ATGCGACTGACCTACACAGCTGACCTGTGGTGGAAGAACGCGGTTGTCTACTGCCTGGACGTCGAGACCTACAAGGACGGCAACGGCGACGGCATCGGGGACTTCCGCGGGCTCACCCAGCAGATCGACCACCTGGACCGGCTCGGGGTGACCTGCATCTGGCTGATGCCGTTCTTCCCGACGCCCAACCGTGACGACGGCTACGACATCACCGACTTCTACTCCGTCGACCCCCGGCTGGGCACCCTCGGCGACTTCGTGGAGTTCATGCGCACCGCCAGGGACCGGGGCATCCGGGTGATCGCCGACTTGGTGGTCAACCACACCTCCGACGAGCACCCCTGGTTCAAGGAGGCGCGCTCCAGCCGGGACTCCGCCAAGCGGGACTGGTACATCTGGAAGGACGACCCCGACCCCGTCGACCCCAAGGACCTCGTCTTCCCTGACAAGGAGGACAGCATCTGGGAACTGGACGAGAAGACGGGCCAGTACTACCTGCACAGCTTCTACCGCTTCCAGCCCGACCTGAACGTGGCGAACCCCGAGGTCCGCGACGAGATCGCGCGCGTCCTCGGATTCTGGATGGAGTTGGGGCTGTCCGGCTTCCGGGTGGACGCGGTGCCGTTCCTGATCGAGGGCATCGGCCCCGATCCGCACGAGTTCCTCGCCGACCTGCGCGCCTTCATGAACCGCCGCGACGGCACCTCGATCCTGCTGGGCGAGGTCAACCTGCCCTATCCGGACCTGATGGAGTACTTCGGCGACGGCAACGGCGACCAGGTCACCATGTGCTTCGACTTCATCGGCATGCAGCGGTTCCACCTGTCGATGGCCCGGCAGAACCCGCAGGCGCTCGCCGAGTCCCTCCGCGAGCGCCCCGCCCCGCCCGACGACTCCCACTGGGCCACCTTCGTCCGCAACCACGACGAGCTGACCCTGGACAAGCTCACCGAAGCCGAGAAGCACGAGGTCTTCGACGCTTTCGGCCCGGACAAGGACATGCAGGTCTACGACCGGGGCCTGCGCCGCCGCCTGCCCCCGATGCTCGGCGGAGACCAGCGCCGTCTCAAGTTGGCCTACAGCGTCCTGTTCTCCCTGCCGGGCACGCCGGTGCTCTTCTACGGAGAGGAGATCGGTCTCGGTGAGAACCTTGAGGCCGAGGGACGGATGGCGGTCCGGATCCCGATGCAGTGGTCCCGCTCCGGCGGCTTCTCACCCGACCCGAAGACCGCCGTGCCGACCCCTGAAGGTGAGTACGGCCCGCGGCACGTCAACGTGGACGACCAGCGCCGCGACCCCGACTCGATGCTCAAATGGATCACCATGCTGGTCGAGCGCTACCGGGAGTCGCCGGAGCTCGCCTGGGGCCGGTACGAGGTGCTGGACGCCGGGGACGAGGCCGTACTGGCCCACCGGGCCGATGCCGAGGGCGGCACCGTGATCGCCGTCCACAACTTCGCCGATCGGGAGGCGGAGGTGGAGCTCGTGCTGCGCGATCTCGACCACTGCGAGGTGCTGACCGACCTGCTGGTGGACGGCACCCTCGATCTGCCCTCCGACGGCCGGGTGAAGTTCGCCCTTGAGCCGTACGGCACCCGCTGGCTGCGCGCGGCCGTCCCCGACGCGCCCCTGGGGAACAGCTCGGCCAAGAGCCACTAG
- a CDS encoding TetR/AcrR family transcriptional regulator, whose amino-acid sequence MVRVSRQRSFDRDTALESALLEFWRHGYEATSIASLTAAMGIRPPSLYAAFGDKRRLFATVVERYRHTRGTFSTRALAEEPTGRAAIARLLRETAAEYSDPEHPPGCMIISAAVNCGPESADVQEAMRGLREDAKAAIKARVDGDVAAGLLPSGTDTGALAVFYASVIQGMSVQARDGIGREDLERVADLAMLAWPGEAESPRQAERDATA is encoded by the coding sequence ATGGTCCGTGTGAGCAGACAGCGGAGCTTCGACCGGGACACCGCGCTGGAAAGCGCCCTGCTGGAGTTCTGGCGCCACGGATACGAGGCGACCTCGATCGCCTCACTGACCGCGGCGATGGGCATCCGCCCGCCCAGCCTCTACGCCGCCTTCGGCGACAAACGGCGGCTGTTCGCCACGGTGGTCGAGCGGTACCGGCACACCCGCGGCACTTTCTCGACACGCGCACTGGCCGAGGAACCGACGGGCAGGGCCGCGATCGCCCGGCTGCTCCGCGAGACCGCGGCCGAATACAGCGACCCGGAGCACCCGCCGGGCTGCATGATCATCAGTGCTGCGGTCAACTGCGGCCCGGAGTCGGCCGACGTCCAGGAGGCGATGCGCGGGCTCCGGGAGGACGCCAAGGCGGCGATCAAGGCGCGTGTCGACGGGGACGTGGCCGCGGGCCTGCTGCCGTCCGGCACCGACACCGGCGCCCTCGCCGTGTTCTACGCGAGCGTCATCCAGGGCATGTCCGTCCAGGCCCGCGACGGCATCGGCCGCGAGGACCTGGAACGCGTCGCCGACCTGGCCATGCTCGCCTGGCCGGGGGAGGCGGAGAGCCCGCGGCAGGCGGAGAGGGACGCGACCGCCTGA
- the secD gene encoding protein translocase subunit SecD yields MSRAPVVRAVTAFAVIALSLFIALTMTPRLGLDLRGGTQIVLETRDSPTVKADAEATDRTLEVLRRRADALGVADAPLARSGERRIIVELPGLQDPTKAAEVIGKTAQLTFHPVIALADATTKPKEGEQIIPDEDGVKLLVGPARLTGDGVEDAQAGTDPQQGSGWYVTVDLRDGGRKAWAGLTGEAACNPAGDPKRRVAIVLDSKVVVSPQVNEGVACNVGLPGSSTQITGSFTAEEAGDLAALIKGGSLPVPVEIIEQRTVGPTLGAAAIASSAQAAVIGVLLTALFIVVIYRLVGFLATIALACYALISYAALVALGATLTLPGLAGFVLAIGMAVDANVLVFERAREEYAVGPRLRPALEKGFRNAWSAVADSNITTLLAAGLLFFLASGPVRGFGVTLSIGVIASLVTAMVITRVLAEWAVTRRPVARRPALTGLADIGRVRTWLNARKPGLMRHRTVYFVVTGVLVVVAVAGVAVRGVNFGVEFTGGRLVEYSTSVPITADAARELVGEAGFPNAVVQASDADISVRTGQIGAADLARIEAALESGAGQITKERDELIGPSLGDELRRNALIALAVALAAQLVYLAFRFRWTFGLATVLALVVDSAIVVGAFAWLGKPVDGVFLAAMLTVIGYSVNDKVVVFDRVRELWGMRPRTPFAEVAETAILQTVPRTVNTGLGALFILAALAVLGGDSLTDFAVALLIGIVVGTLSSALVAAPLAIEFEKRGSAPPPQPPRKRASRVREGSGAVV; encoded by the coding sequence ATGTCGCGTGCCCCCGTGGTGCGCGCGGTGACGGCGTTCGCCGTCATCGCCCTCTCCCTGTTCATCGCGTTGACAATGACGCCGCGCCTCGGTCTCGACCTGCGCGGCGGCACCCAGATCGTCCTGGAGACGAGGGATTCCCCGACCGTCAAGGCCGACGCCGAGGCCACCGACCGCACCCTTGAGGTGCTGCGCCGCCGGGCCGACGCCCTGGGCGTGGCGGACGCGCCGCTGGCCCGCTCCGGCGAGCGGCGCATCATCGTGGAACTGCCCGGCCTGCAGGACCCGACCAAGGCCGCCGAGGTCATCGGCAAGACCGCCCAGCTCACCTTCCACCCCGTCATCGCCCTGGCGGACGCGACGACCAAGCCGAAGGAGGGAGAGCAGATCATCCCCGACGAGGACGGCGTCAAGCTGCTCGTCGGCCCGGCCCGGCTCACCGGCGACGGGGTCGAGGACGCCCAGGCCGGGACCGATCCCCAGCAGGGCAGCGGCTGGTACGTCACCGTGGACCTGCGTGACGGGGGCCGCAAGGCGTGGGCCGGGCTGACCGGCGAGGCCGCGTGCAACCCGGCGGGCGACCCGAAACGGCGGGTCGCCATCGTGCTCGACTCCAAGGTCGTCGTCTCGCCCCAGGTCAACGAGGGCGTGGCCTGCAACGTGGGCCTGCCTGGCAGCTCCACCCAGATCACCGGCTCCTTCACCGCCGAGGAGGCCGGAGACCTGGCCGCGCTGATCAAGGGCGGCTCGCTGCCGGTCCCCGTCGAGATCATCGAGCAGCGGACCGTCGGCCCGACGCTCGGCGCGGCCGCGATCGCCTCCAGCGCCCAGGCGGCCGTCATCGGCGTGCTGCTCACCGCGCTGTTCATCGTGGTGATCTACCGGCTGGTGGGGTTCCTCGCCACCATCGCCCTGGCCTGCTACGCGCTCATCTCCTACGCGGCGCTGGTGGCGCTCGGCGCCACGCTCACCCTGCCGGGTCTGGCGGGCTTCGTGCTCGCGATCGGCATGGCGGTGGACGCCAACGTGCTGGTCTTCGAGCGCGCCCGGGAGGAGTACGCCGTCGGGCCGAGGCTCCGGCCCGCGCTGGAGAAGGGCTTCCGTAACGCCTGGAGCGCGGTGGCCGACTCCAACATCACCACCCTGCTCGCGGCGGGGCTGCTGTTCTTCCTGGCCTCGGGCCCGGTGCGCGGCTTCGGCGTCACGTTGAGCATCGGCGTGATCGCCTCGCTGGTCACCGCGATGGTCATCACCCGGGTGCTGGCCGAGTGGGCGGTGACGAGGCGGCCGGTGGCGCGGCGGCCGGCGCTGACCGGCCTGGCCGACATCGGGCGCGTCCGGACCTGGCTGAACGCGCGCAAGCCCGGCCTGATGCGCCACCGTACGGTGTACTTCGTGGTCACCGGCGTTCTGGTGGTCGTGGCGGTGGCCGGGGTGGCGGTGCGGGGGGTGAACTTCGGGGTGGAGTTCACCGGCGGCCGGCTGGTGGAGTACTCCACCAGCGTCCCGATCACCGCCGACGCCGCCCGCGAGCTGGTCGGCGAAGCCGGGTTCCCGAACGCGGTGGTGCAGGCATCGGACGCGGACATCTCCGTACGGACCGGCCAGATCGGCGCCGCCGACCTGGCGAGGATCGAGGCGGCGCTGGAGAGCGGTGCCGGGCAGATCACCAAGGAGCGCGACGAGCTCATCGGCCCGAGCCTCGGTGACGAGCTGCGCCGCAACGCGCTGATCGCGCTGGCCGTCGCGCTCGCCGCGCAGCTCGTCTACCTGGCCTTCCGCTTCCGCTGGACGTTCGGGCTGGCGACGGTGCTGGCCCTGGTGGTGGACTCGGCCATCGTGGTCGGCGCGTTCGCGTGGCTGGGCAAGCCGGTGGACGGGGTCTTCCTGGCCGCGATGCTCACCGTGATCGGCTATTCGGTCAACGACAAGGTCGTGGTCTTCGACCGTGTCCGCGAGCTGTGGGGGATGCGGCCCAGGACTCCGTTCGCGGAGGTGGCCGAGACCGCGATCCTGCAGACCGTGCCCCGTACGGTGAACACCGGTCTGGGCGCGCTGTTCATCCTGGCCGCGCTGGCCGTGCTCGGCGGTGACTCGCTGACCGACTTCGCGGTGGCGCTGCTGATCGGCATCGTCGTCGGCACGCTGTCATCGGCGCTGGTCGCGGCGCCGCTGGCGATCGAGTTCGAGAAGCGTGGCTCCGCACCGCCGCCGCAGCCCCCGCGCAAGCGCGCTTCCAGGGTCCGCGAGGGATCGGGCGCCGTGGTCTGA